The following proteins come from a genomic window of Candidatus Caccoplasma merdavium:
- a CDS encoding T9SS type A sorting domain-containing protein has protein sequence MKKQNSFKTLFTLVAVALLAFSARPAQAAVTLDDLAGTYTFVAAGVSENPGSLPTEFDVVVSLTDNENEVKFSNFVASANSFVGTFDAASQKITVAFGQLLNDDFDVFCGEAYAETGSLEFTVNADGSLSTDATFGISSFWGSPVLYTGATLTKTVQVDVPLSDVLGTYSLVATEGNYFDMSSFFPMPTDNPKTTARYTDFDFTIAADAANGENALTITGMWGIDAAFKATYNQADRRIVISAQTVGNWDITSEVYMSVKSATEILFDDASFTVKDNTTNEAINIAAATATKEVASSAIDQLAGTYTFVAAGVSENPNSLPTEFDVVVSLTDNENEVKFSNFVASANSFVGTYDAASQKITVAFGQYLNDNFDMLGGEGYTEQGSFAFTVNADGSLSTDAVFGIASFFGDAILFSGATLTKTVQVDVPLSDVLGTYSLVATEGYYYSWSMGWPLPTEDPKTTARYTDFDFTIAADAANGENALTITGMWGIADAAFKATYNQADRRIVISAQTVGTWELTSEVYMSVKSATEILFDDASFTVKDNVANESINITAATATKKDAGSAVINESADNTSALIYAQNGVLYVKAAQTVKVEVYSLSGALMSQGTSDTAITLPRGMYLVKAGNQVQRVIL, from the coding sequence ATGAAGAAACAAAACTCCTTCAAAACATTGTTTACGCTTGTGGCTGTGGCCTTGCTTGCCTTCTCGGCACGCCCCGCACAAGCTGCCGTTACGCTCGATGACTTGGCCGGGACCTATACGTTTGTAGCCGCCGGTGTAAGTGAAAATCCCGGTAGCTTGCCTACGGAGTTCGATGTCGTTGTCAGTCTTACCGATAATGAGAACGAGGTGAAATTCAGCAACTTCGTTGCATCGGCCAACTCTTTCGTGGGAACATTTGATGCCGCTTCGCAGAAAATAACCGTGGCGTTCGGTCAGTTGCTGAACGACGATTTCGATGTTTTCTGCGGTGAGGCTTATGCCGAGACCGGCTCTCTCGAATTTACGGTGAATGCCGATGGCAGCCTCTCGACCGATGCCACATTCGGTATCAGTTCGTTCTGGGGAAGCCCGGTACTCTACACGGGTGCCACACTTACCAAGACCGTACAGGTAGATGTACCCCTGTCCGACGTGCTGGGTACCTACTCTCTGGTAGCTACCGAGGGAAATTATTTCGACATGTCGTCGTTCTTCCCCATGCCCACCGACAACCCCAAAACGACAGCCCGTTACACCGACTTCGACTTCACCATCGCAGCCGATGCCGCCAACGGTGAAAATGCCCTCACCATCACCGGCATGTGGGGTATCGATGCCGCTTTCAAGGCCACCTACAACCAGGCCGACCGCCGCATCGTTATCTCCGCTCAGACGGTAGGAAACTGGGACATCACCAGCGAGGTTTACATGTCGGTAAAATCGGCCACCGAGATTCTCTTCGACGATGCCAGTTTCACCGTTAAAGACAATACCACCAACGAAGCTATCAACATCGCGGCTGCCACGGCAACCAAGGAAGTGGCGTCTTCGGCTATTGACCAGTTGGCAGGAACCTATACGTTTGTAGCCGCCGGTGTAAGTGAAAATCCCAATAGCTTGCCTACGGAGTTCGATGTCGTTGTCAGTCTTACCGATAATGAGAACGAGGTGAAATTCAGTAACTTTGTCGCATCGGCCAACTCTTTCGTGGGAACATACGATGCCGCTTCGCAGAAAATAACCGTAGCATTCGGTCAATATCTGAACGACAACTTCGACATGCTGGGCGGTGAAGGTTACACCGAACAAGGCTCTTTCGCCTTCACGGTGAACGCCGACGGAAGCCTCTCGACCGATGCCGTATTCGGCATTGCTTCGTTCTTCGGCGATGCAATACTTTTTAGTGGAGCCACTCTTACCAAGACCGTACAGGTAGATGTACCCCTGTCCGACGTGCTGGGTACCTACTCTCTGGTAGCCACCGAAGGTTACTATTACTCTTGGTCTATGGGTTGGCCTCTGCCTACCGAAGATCCCAAGACGACAGCCCGTTACACCGACTTCGACTTCACCATTGCAGCCGATGCCGCCAACGGTGAAAATGCCCTCACCATCACCGGCATGTGGGGTATAGCCGATGCCGCTTTCAAGGCCACCTACAACCAGGCCGACCGCCGCATCGTTATCTCCGCTCAGACGGTAGGAACCTGGGAACTCACCAGCGAGGTTTACATGTCGGTAAAATCGGCCACCGAGATTCTCTTCGACGATGCCAGCTTTACCGTTAAGGACAACGTTGCCAACGAGTCGATCAACATCACGGCTGCCACCGCAACCAAGAAAGATGCCGGTAGCGCAGTAATCAACGAAAGTGCCGACAACACCTCGGCTCTCATCTACGCTCAGAACGGCGTACTCTATGTAAAGGCTGCTCAAACGGTAAAAGTAGAAGTTTACAGCCTCAGTGGCGCACTCATGAGCCAAGGAACCTCCGACACCGCCATCACGCTGCCCCGCGGCATGTATCTTGTAAAAGCCGGTAACCAGGTACAACGTGTTATCCTCTAA